In Methylosinus sp. H3A, the sequence CCTCGCGCTGATGGCGGGTAAGGGCAGGGGGCGGCCCATGTGAACGCCTCGCGCCTTCGCGCGGCTGCGGCCCTCGCCGGTGCGCGCGCGGATCAACTCGCG encodes:
- a CDS encoding helix-turn-helix domain-containing protein, encoding RVDPRAHRRGPQPREGARRSHGPPPALTRHQREEALAALAEGSATQADLARRFNVSRSTISRL